The Macadamia integrifolia cultivar HAES 741 unplaced genomic scaffold, SCU_Mint_v3 scaffold2604, whole genome shotgun sequence nucleotide sequence TCCAGTCACAACCTCTGCATCATCCCCACCTGATTTCCTTTTTATCTTACTTGACTTTGATGAAGAAGGGATTCCTCGTACAGATCCTGATGGTCCTGCTTCTGAGGGGCTGATATCAGCCAGCTCCTCCTTTGGTGCATCCTCCTGTTTTCGAGCCACTACAGGGGAAAGGCCCATCTCAACGTCCATCTGTCCACCATTGAGAATTGTGGCGGTGAGCATGCATTTGTAGAGATTGGGGAAAAAGGATTGATTGAGCAAAGAATCCACACAATTACTCCTTACGGAATGTCTTTCAGATTCCCACCACAATACCATTTTCATATACTTCACGGAAGCAGGCATGCAGCTCTCACATTATGCTCAGAAAGCAGCTGTTAATGTTTCTAAATTATACCAAAGGCAGTCTAGACAAACATCATGTGAACTTACATAGTCATAATCTTTACCATCTGAATCATCCAGCAGCCCAGTGGCTCGTCCAAACAGCTTCTGTAGGTCCTTTACAGATTTTCTCAGGCCTCCCTCCTCTTCAATAGCttcatcctcatcctcttcaTCCTGCAAGCATGTGTCAAGCAAATAATCTTTTGCATAAATTTCCTCTCGCCAATGTCAGCAAATCCTTTAACTGTGAATAGCCAGTTAGATAGATACGAGATCGCTACATCTCGACAGCAATTTAGAACGAAATAACCACcattaaaaaatctaaatacAAAGGAGCTGTATGATTTCAAACTCCCATGGGTAATGCCAGCACAACAATAAATTTTTGTAATGTCAAAAATTCTGTTCAACATTATCCTTTTCCACTCATCAATTATCAACTCATGCAAATATATACCCGCAAAGCATTTGTAACTTGGCACCCTTGTAGCCCTTCTTTTTGGAGAGACCATTTATTAACagcatttttcttctttgaaaaatTGGGAACCCCTGTAACAAATTTTCCAATGAAGTAAGTTCTATCGCTGGTAGAACTAGATCGAACATTATACTCCtgcagaaattaaaaaaaaaaaaaaaaagggcacaaGTTTGAGctggaaaaaaaattgcaaatggTGAAATAGTTGGTTTTTACAAAGAGGGAAGGATTGGaggaattaattaaaatggttTGACAGACCTAAATTTACAAATTACATATATATGCATGAACTTGTGTGTGCGATTTTTTAATTTGGGAAGGTAAAGTGAGAGGGAAGACAGGGAAAATAGAAGAAACCATAACagaagaaaattataaatcaGTAGCATATATAGTTACTGTTGAGTTGTGTTGGCCTGAGTAATACAGGGGTCAAGAGGATTTCAAGGTCACTCTGTCTAAGTAAACATAAGCCAGCTCCCTTTTGGCATTGGAAGAGGCCCCTTGTGCAGTGAAATCGACCTTGATGTTTCACTGCGGTCATCTTTCTGAGATGGTGAGAGAGCGAGAGcgagaaagatagagagagaaaaaaattgccGTTGCTGGATGCAGTCTTAATGGTCCCTACTTTGCGAGCGGCATTTGCGTGATCTGGTTGGGGTAGTTTGTAGTTTGAACAATTGGATTTCGCTATTTCCCGAATTTGGGTTGGTTGTAACTTGTAACGGATGATGGACGTGAAGGAGTCAacctttttgaattttttttttttttcaaataaattattaaaaaaaaaaatagatcgAGTTACCACCACATGGGTTCAGGAGTGGAAAGGCAGTATCGGTCAGGGTA carries:
- the LOC122066827 gene encoding transcription initiation factor IIF subunit alpha-like, whose translation is FLQEYNVRSSSTSDRTYFIGKFVTGVPNFSKKKNAVNKWSLQKEGLQGCQVTNALRDEEDEDEAIEEEGGLRKSVKDLQKLFGRATGLLDDSDGKDYDYMDVEMGLSPVVARKQEDAPKEELADISPSEAGPSGSVRGIPSSSKSSKIKRKSGGDDAEVVTGPPAVKVRFDNESKPSVKDERFSTPKSSASPKISASSAKAGPTLATGPVTEDEVRDVLLEMGPVTMRDLVAKFIARLKSQEEKLVFLDILKRISKMIRGPNYIVLREKKRASQCTRLPLLPGFWRGKCVQFYPHFAERLFPCFKPATINSTT